A DNA window from Luteolibacter luteus contains the following coding sequences:
- a CDS encoding helix-turn-helix domain-containing protein, whose translation MAPPVTAPPLYRRSSRVITEPDEFADAASGIDLRVDFQKRQERVSRVEQFQSAGWALDFGEANVKTRVRGVLNGGWASLCLARGPGEATWNGQAAPPGSISLLPPGAELEGRTTADFAWLTFAIPPSAWSRCLQIAGIRERAPQQLMVCHLPEAVLTSLGHQLRQSHRLLTEGSDPTTIDQTSGFVSEAFTTACELASRAKPPRDSLRNRARLVRRATTWLQEHMAEAVQIPDLCLALGVSRRELEYAFRSVFDQSPRDYLEALRLNAIRRALLRADASRDTVINVAYAHGVTHLSRFAANYRVLFGENPAETLKG comes from the coding sequence GTGGCCCCCCCCGTCACTGCCCCTCCCCTTTACCGTCGCTCAAGCCGGGTGATCACGGAGCCGGATGAATTTGCCGATGCGGCATCGGGCATCGATCTGCGGGTGGATTTCCAGAAACGGCAGGAGCGCGTCTCCAGGGTGGAGCAATTCCAAAGCGCCGGCTGGGCGCTCGATTTCGGCGAGGCGAACGTGAAGACCCGCGTGCGCGGCGTACTGAATGGAGGTTGGGCCTCTTTGTGCCTGGCGCGGGGACCAGGAGAAGCAACCTGGAACGGCCAAGCAGCACCACCAGGCAGCATCAGCCTTTTGCCACCCGGCGCGGAACTGGAAGGACGCACGACCGCGGACTTCGCTTGGCTAACCTTCGCCATCCCTCCCTCCGCCTGGAGCCGCTGCCTCCAGATCGCGGGAATTAGGGAACGAGCGCCGCAGCAACTGATGGTCTGCCATCTCCCGGAAGCCGTGCTGACATCTCTCGGGCACCAGTTGCGCCAGAGTCACCGATTGCTCACCGAAGGAAGCGACCCCACAACGATAGACCAAACCTCCGGCTTCGTGAGCGAGGCCTTCACCACCGCTTGCGAACTCGCCAGCCGGGCAAAGCCGCCCCGCGATTCCCTGCGCAACCGCGCCCGCTTGGTCCGTCGCGCCACGACATGGCTGCAGGAGCACATGGCCGAAGCGGTACAGATCCCGGACCTCTGCCTCGCCCTCGGCGTGAGCCGCCGGGAGCTGGAGTATGCTTTCCGGTCGGTCTTCGACCAAAGTCCCCGCGATTACTTGGAAGCCCTTCGCCTGAATGCCATCCGCCGTGCCCTGCTGCGCGCGGATGCCTCCAGAGACACGGTCATCAACGTCGCCTACGCTCACGGCGTCACGCATCTCAGCCGCTTCGCCGCGAACTACCGGGTACTCTTTGGTGAAAATCCTGCGGAAACCTTGAAGGGCTGA
- a CDS encoding arylsulfatase B: MNSRFLPRHSLVACFLVILCAALCITVSAAAERPPHILYIVADDLGWKDVGFHGSTEIKTPNLDKLAAEGARLERFYVQPMCTPTRAALMTGRYPCRYGLQTVVIPSKGTYGLATDEYTLPQVLKGADYRTTMIGKWHLGHADRKYWPRQRGFDYHYGAVLGEIDYFTHSAHGVLDWQRDNQPVEEEGYVTQLLGADAVKLIDAHDSSKPLFLYLAFTAAHAPYQAPPEYLERYKSIGDESRRAYAGQITCMDDEIGKVLAELEKKGMRKDTLIVFHGDNGGTRDASMTGESKVKSVPCDNGPLKGGKGQLYEGGTRVPAFANWPGHVKSGEVNEVIHIVDMLPTLARLADASTAKCKPLDGIDAWPVIAEGKPSAREEMLYNVEPFRGAIRQGQWKLVWRNLLPSSLELFDLSKDPNETTNLAAENPEKVKALQARLEKLASESAKPLFMETAMQSVFSGIFGPAPIPTEENTATAEP, translated from the coding sequence ATGAATTCTCGTTTTTTGCCCAGGCACAGCTTGGTCGCGTGTTTCCTGGTTATTCTTTGTGCCGCCCTTTGCATCACGGTTTCGGCTGCTGCCGAACGTCCGCCGCACATTCTCTACATCGTCGCCGATGATCTCGGCTGGAAGGATGTCGGCTTCCACGGCTCGACGGAAATCAAGACGCCGAACCTGGACAAGCTTGCCGCGGAGGGTGCGCGTTTGGAGCGCTTCTACGTGCAGCCGATGTGTACGCCCACCCGCGCCGCGCTGATGACCGGCCGGTACCCTTGTCGCTACGGTCTGCAGACGGTCGTGATTCCCAGCAAGGGAACCTACGGTTTGGCCACGGATGAATACACACTACCGCAGGTGCTCAAGGGCGCGGATTACCGCACCACCATGATCGGCAAGTGGCACCTCGGCCACGCCGACCGAAAATATTGGCCGCGCCAGCGTGGCTTCGATTACCACTACGGTGCGGTCCTCGGGGAAATCGACTATTTTACCCACTCCGCCCATGGCGTGCTGGACTGGCAGCGCGACAACCAGCCGGTGGAAGAGGAGGGCTACGTGACCCAATTGCTGGGTGCGGATGCCGTCAAACTCATCGACGCTCATGATTCCTCGAAGCCGCTTTTTCTCTACTTGGCTTTCACCGCGGCGCACGCGCCTTACCAGGCACCACCGGAATACCTCGAACGCTACAAGTCGATCGGCGATGAATCCCGCCGCGCCTATGCAGGGCAGATCACCTGTATGGACGACGAGATCGGGAAAGTCCTCGCGGAGTTGGAGAAGAAGGGCATGCGGAAAGACACGCTGATCGTCTTCCACGGCGACAATGGCGGCACCCGCGATGCCTCGATGACCGGGGAGAGCAAGGTGAAGTCGGTGCCTTGTGATAATGGTCCGCTCAAGGGCGGCAAGGGTCAGCTTTATGAAGGAGGGACCCGTGTGCCTGCCTTCGCGAACTGGCCTGGCCACGTGAAATCGGGCGAGGTGAATGAAGTGATCCACATCGTGGACATGCTGCCGACGCTTGCGAGGCTTGCTGACGCATCCACGGCGAAGTGCAAGCCGCTCGATGGCATCGATGCGTGGCCTGTCATCGCCGAGGGCAAGCCCTCTGCCCGGGAAGAGATGCTCTACAATGTCGAGCCTTTCCGCGGTGCGATCCGCCAAGGTCAGTGGAAGCTGGTGTGGCGAAACCTGCTACCTTCCTCCTTGGAACTCTTCGACCTTTCCAAAGATCCAAACGAGACGACCAACCTCGCAGCCGAGAATCCTGAAAAGGTGAAGGCACTCCAGGCGCGCCTCGAAAAGCTGGCCTCGGAATCCGCCAAGCCGCTCTTCATGGAGACCGCCATGCAGTCCGTCTTCAGCGGCATCTTTGGTCCCGCGCCGATCCCCACAGAGGAAAATACGGCCACCGCGGAACCCTGA
- a CDS encoding STAS/SEC14 domain-containing protein — translation MSATLLDAFGGIVTIELTGQLVPDELASIHQEMGTHLRNWSGGKLLILAERFTGWSDDDAWSDVSFQTDHDHLIQGMALVADVRWEQFALLFTAKGLRPFPIEYFATGDEVSARAWLKS, via the coding sequence ATGAGTGCTACATTGCTTGATGCCTTTGGCGGCATCGTAACCATTGAGCTGACCGGCCAGCTAGTGCCGGATGAGCTGGCATCGATCCATCAGGAAATGGGGACGCATCTCCGCAACTGGAGCGGGGGCAAGCTCCTGATCCTCGCGGAAAGGTTCACCGGCTGGAGTGACGACGATGCCTGGAGTGATGTCTCATTCCAAACGGACCACGATCACTTGATCCAAGGCATGGCCTTGGTCGCGGACGTCCGCTGGGAGCAGTTCGCGCTGCTCTTTACCGCGAAGGGCCTGCGGCCCTTTCCCATCGAATACTTCGCCACTGGCGACGAGGTCTCCGCCCGTGCCTGGTTGAAATCCTGA
- a CDS encoding glycoside hydrolase family 2 protein, translated as MKNPIRLRWLAPSLAVAAALLPCLAKGQQPAVWKYTTDKPADGWEAPGFDDSAWKSGPGGFGGKEGQKRAPGGVVNTEWTSDDIWLRREFELKEVPAKPALFIHHDDDAEVYLNGKEVRRFANYSTNYEIVPLDPAQSSALKAGSNLLSVHCHQGVGGQYIDVHVINANSLPDVRTLIGSDGAVRSALITPWGEKVTEQNAWREYPRPQLQRKEWTNLNGKWDYTITTLDAKTPANWLGKILVPFPIESKLSGVQRMLQPYEALWYRRPIEAKASEGKRVFIRFEAVDYKTTVWCNEQELGTHIGGNLPFSYDITDTLKDSGNVITVRVEDSTGGSQLRGKQVLNPGGIFYTRNSGIWQTVWLEEVPEQRIEALAITTDIKTGEITIKPTLKGNDYSDVDLKAQALDDGKVVAEAKGSPLVLKVPDAKLWSPASPHLYQIKVSIGADEVTSYTGIRKVGQERDKDGNLRFMLNDKPIFHWGPLDQGWWPDGVLAPPSDTAMAFEIQWLKDAGFNMIRKHIKVEPSRYYYHCDKIGMLVWQDQVSGGASPPWTKFDLNPKDAQWSDADHKQWLSELDQMITHLGNFPSIVVWTPFNEAWGQHRTMEVGEWTVKRDPTRTVNIASGGNFWPVGHVADLHHYPDPGYPTEDPRYKDFVKVVGEFGGHGWPVKDHLWNVSKENWGYGGLPKSIEEYRERYEKSIRILAELKAKGVAGGVYTQTTDVEEEINGLMTYDRKVMKISAEDLKKIHAPLMAD; from the coding sequence ATGAAGAACCCCATACGACTCCGATGGCTCGCGCCTTCACTGGCGGTGGCGGCAGCCCTGCTGCCCTGTCTGGCCAAAGGCCAGCAGCCCGCCGTCTGGAAATACACCACCGACAAGCCGGCCGACGGCTGGGAAGCCCCCGGCTTTGACGACTCCGCCTGGAAATCCGGTCCCGGTGGCTTCGGCGGCAAGGAAGGCCAGAAGCGCGCACCCGGTGGCGTGGTGAACACCGAGTGGACGAGCGACGACATCTGGCTGCGCCGCGAATTCGAGCTGAAGGAAGTGCCGGCCAAGCCCGCGCTTTTCATCCACCACGATGACGACGCGGAGGTCTACCTGAACGGAAAGGAAGTCCGCCGTTTCGCGAACTACTCGACCAACTACGAGATCGTCCCGCTCGATCCAGCGCAGAGTTCCGCGCTCAAAGCCGGATCGAACCTGCTTTCGGTGCATTGCCATCAGGGCGTGGGCGGCCAATATATCGACGTGCATGTGATCAATGCGAATTCCCTGCCGGACGTCCGCACGCTGATCGGAAGCGATGGCGCGGTGCGCTCCGCCTTGATCACCCCATGGGGTGAAAAGGTGACCGAGCAGAACGCGTGGCGCGAGTACCCCCGCCCGCAGCTCCAGCGCAAGGAGTGGACGAATCTCAACGGCAAGTGGGATTACACGATCACCACGCTGGACGCGAAGACGCCTGCAAACTGGCTGGGTAAGATCCTCGTCCCCTTCCCCATCGAATCGAAACTCTCCGGCGTGCAGCGCATGCTGCAACCCTATGAGGCGCTGTGGTATCGCCGCCCCATCGAAGCGAAGGCCAGCGAGGGCAAGCGGGTCTTCATCCGCTTCGAAGCAGTGGACTACAAGACCACGGTGTGGTGCAACGAGCAGGAGCTTGGCACGCACATCGGCGGCAACCTGCCATTCAGCTATGATATCACCGACACGCTGAAGGATAGCGGCAACGTGATCACCGTCCGCGTGGAGGACTCCACCGGCGGCTCCCAGCTGCGCGGCAAGCAAGTGCTGAATCCGGGCGGCATCTTCTACACGCGGAACTCCGGCATCTGGCAGACCGTCTGGCTGGAGGAAGTCCCCGAGCAACGCATCGAAGCGTTGGCGATCACCACCGACATCAAGACCGGCGAAATCACCATCAAGCCGACGCTCAAGGGCAACGATTATTCCGACGTGGACCTCAAGGCCCAGGCACTGGATGACGGCAAGGTGGTGGCCGAGGCCAAGGGCAGCCCGCTGGTGCTGAAAGTGCCGGATGCCAAGCTGTGGTCACCCGCCAGCCCGCATCTCTATCAGATCAAGGTAAGCATCGGGGCCGATGAGGTCACTTCCTACACCGGCATCCGCAAGGTCGGCCAGGAGCGCGACAAGGACGGCAACCTGCGCTTCATGCTGAACGACAAGCCGATCTTCCACTGGGGTCCCTTGGACCAAGGCTGGTGGCCGGACGGCGTGCTTGCCCCGCCATCCGATACCGCGATGGCCTTCGAAATCCAGTGGCTCAAGGACGCGGGCTTCAACATGATCCGCAAGCACATCAAGGTGGAGCCTAGCCGCTACTACTACCACTGCGACAAGATCGGCATGCTCGTCTGGCAGGATCAGGTGAGCGGTGGCGCGAGCCCGCCGTGGACCAAATTCGACCTGAATCCGAAGGATGCCCAGTGGTCCGATGCGGATCACAAGCAGTGGCTCAGCGAGCTGGACCAGATGATCACGCATCTCGGCAATTTCCCGAGCATCGTGGTGTGGACTCCCTTCAACGAAGCATGGGGCCAGCATCGCACGATGGAAGTCGGCGAGTGGACCGTGAAGCGCGATCCGACCCGCACCGTGAACATTGCCAGCGGTGGCAATTTCTGGCCGGTGGGCCATGTGGCAGACCTTCACCACTATCCCGACCCGGGCTATCCGACAGAAGATCCACGCTACAAGGATTTCGTGAAAGTGGTGGGCGAATTCGGCGGCCACGGCTGGCCGGTGAAGGATCACCTCTGGAATGTCTCAAAGGAAAACTGGGGCTACGGCGGCCTGCCGAAGAGCATCGAGGAATACCGCGAGCGCTATGAGAAATCGATCCGCATCCTCGCCGAGCTGAAGGCGAAGGGCGTGGCGGGCGGCGTCTACACCCAGACCACCGACGTGGAAGAGGAGATCAATGGTCTGATGACCTATGACCGGAAGGTCATGAAGATCTCCGCGGAGGATCTGAAGAAGATCCACGCGCCGCTGATGGCGGACTGA
- a CDS encoding PQQ-dependent sugar dehydrogenase, which yields MKTPSALFSLLLLTQPHALSADGPVPPDYRFKVESLLEGMPQPMQMQFAPDGRLFFNEIAGVVKIFDPKDRSVKEVGKLEVTNAMENGLLGMALDPGFAENHWIYLLHSAPDFDGQTLSRFEVKDDKLDKDSRKDLLKIPEQRKECCHHAGALRFGPDGMLYISTGDNTNPFQSDGFSPLDERDGRNPWDAQKSAGNTNDLRGKILRIRPKADGSYEIPEGNLFRKGTPDTRPEIYAMGFRNPWRFSIDPADGALYVGDVGPDSGETREDRGPNGFDTLNRITKPGNYGWPYSRGKELYNDFDFTANKAGKAFDMKGPTNDSPNNTGMKKLPAVQSPLVWYPGRPTPDFPLIGGGGRTACGGPAFHYDPKFRQSGGFPEYYDRSIIFYDWQRPFIVWLRMDARGNLEKMEPFTNAVRLAQGADDDSGRFQIKRPVDMCFGKDGALYVMDYGETWGANKDARLVRISFQWGNLAPVAKIEANNTRGPEPLAVSLSAEGSKDYEGDTLAYEWRLQPGDKVIGKAKEAKVTLSTAGNYTAELTVKDTKGGTAKSSVNLVVGNHAPEVHIVAPADGTFVTPGQKLRYEIEVKDVEDGSSKDKPDEIGYRTLVNASWEAGDDASGVESGLALMKQNDCFNCHSVDQKLVGPPLLDIANRYRGKSEAIAPAAERVLKGSSGVWGEVGMLPHPQINPDEANLMVRWIFSLEPGKAAPAVNRGLTGELTVPNERRLRGGQLEASYTDAGKGTVGSLGSSASIRLLPRLLQAESGKVQGAKVLSGSGAQGQFIGSIDHGHRLDLGKLQLDDSVSLTARVSSGGQGGVIEFRDGSASGRLVAKLEVKSTGAWDKWEEVTAPLEVKGPVDLVAVFVNPGKGGIMNLDWVRFNEK from the coding sequence ATGAAGACCCCGTCCGCCTTGTTTTCCCTCCTGCTCCTGACCCAGCCGCACGCGCTTTCCGCCGATGGGCCGGTCCCTCCGGACTACCGCTTCAAGGTGGAGTCCCTGCTCGAAGGCATGCCGCAGCCGATGCAGATGCAATTCGCGCCGGATGGCCGCCTTTTCTTCAATGAGATCGCGGGGGTGGTGAAGATCTTCGACCCGAAGGACCGCTCCGTGAAGGAAGTGGGCAAGCTGGAGGTGACGAACGCGATGGAGAACGGCCTGCTGGGCATGGCTCTGGATCCCGGCTTTGCGGAGAATCACTGGATTTACCTGCTGCACTCCGCGCCTGACTTCGATGGCCAGACGCTCAGCCGCTTCGAGGTGAAGGACGACAAGCTCGACAAGGATAGCCGCAAGGACCTCTTGAAAATCCCGGAGCAGCGGAAGGAGTGCTGCCACCATGCCGGGGCCTTGCGCTTCGGCCCGGACGGAATGCTCTACATTTCGACCGGCGATAATACGAATCCCTTCCAGTCCGACGGTTTCTCGCCGCTCGACGAGCGTGACGGTCGCAATCCGTGGGACGCCCAGAAGTCCGCGGGAAATACCAATGACCTGCGGGGCAAGATCCTCCGCATCCGTCCGAAGGCCGATGGCAGCTATGAGATTCCGGAGGGTAACCTTTTCCGGAAAGGCACGCCGGACACGCGCCCGGAGATCTACGCGATGGGCTTTCGTAATCCGTGGCGCTTCAGCATCGATCCCGCGGATGGAGCGCTTTATGTCGGCGACGTGGGTCCGGATTCCGGCGAGACCCGGGAGGACCGCGGACCAAACGGTTTCGACACGCTGAACCGCATCACCAAGCCGGGGAACTACGGTTGGCCCTATTCGCGCGGCAAGGAGCTATACAACGATTTCGATTTCACCGCGAACAAGGCGGGCAAGGCCTTCGACATGAAAGGGCCGACCAATGACAGCCCGAACAACACCGGCATGAAGAAGCTGCCAGCGGTCCAGTCGCCTCTGGTCTGGTATCCCGGACGCCCCACGCCGGACTTCCCGCTGATCGGTGGCGGCGGCCGCACCGCCTGCGGAGGTCCTGCCTTCCATTACGATCCGAAGTTCCGGCAAAGCGGCGGTTTCCCGGAGTACTATGACCGTAGTATCATTTTCTACGATTGGCAGCGTCCTTTCATTGTCTGGCTGCGCATGGACGCGAGGGGCAACCTTGAGAAGATGGAGCCCTTCACCAACGCGGTGCGGCTCGCCCAGGGTGCGGATGACGACAGCGGCCGCTTCCAGATCAAGCGCCCGGTGGACATGTGCTTCGGGAAGGATGGCGCTCTCTACGTGATGGACTACGGCGAGACCTGGGGCGCGAACAAGGATGCCCGCCTGGTCCGTATCTCATTCCAATGGGGAAACCTGGCTCCGGTCGCGAAGATCGAGGCGAACAACACGCGCGGTCCGGAGCCTCTGGCGGTCTCCCTTTCCGCGGAAGGCTCAAAAGACTATGAAGGCGATACCTTGGCCTACGAATGGCGCTTGCAGCCTGGGGACAAGGTGATCGGGAAAGCGAAAGAGGCGAAGGTGACGCTCTCCACGGCAGGGAATTACACCGCCGAGCTCACCGTGAAGGACACGAAGGGTGGTACGGCGAAATCAAGCGTGAACCTGGTCGTGGGGAATCACGCGCCGGAAGTCCACATCGTGGCTCCTGCCGATGGCACCTTCGTGACACCCGGTCAGAAGCTCCGTTACGAGATCGAGGTCAAGGATGTGGAGGATGGCAGCAGCAAGGACAAGCCGGATGAGATCGGTTACCGGACCTTGGTCAATGCCTCTTGGGAAGCGGGGGACGATGCGAGCGGCGTGGAAAGCGGGCTTGCGCTGATGAAGCAGAATGACTGCTTCAATTGTCACTCCGTGGACCAGAAGCTGGTGGGACCACCGCTGTTGGACATCGCAAACCGCTATCGTGGCAAGTCGGAGGCGATTGCTCCCGCTGCCGAGCGGGTCCTCAAGGGGTCGTCCGGAGTCTGGGGAGAGGTCGGCATGTTGCCTCACCCGCAGATCAATCCCGACGAGGCGAACCTGATGGTGCGCTGGATCTTCTCCTTGGAGCCGGGCAAGGCCGCTCCGGCGGTGAACCGCGGTCTCACGGGCGAACTCACCGTTCCGAACGAACGCAGATTGAGAGGCGGCCAGCTTGAGGCCTCCTATACTGATGCCGGAAAGGGCACGGTCGGCTCGCTTGGCAGCAGCGCCAGCATCCGGCTCCTGCCGCGGCTTCTCCAGGCGGAGAGCGGCAAGGTCCAAGGAGCAAAAGTCCTGAGCGGCTCGGGAGCGCAGGGGCAATTCATCGGCTCCATCGATCACGGGCATCGCCTCGATCTGGGGAAATTGCAGCTGGACGACAGCGTGAGCCTGACCGCCCGCGTTTCCAGCGGTGGTCAGGGCGGGGTGATCGAGTTCCGCGACGGTTCGGCCTCCGGTCGCTTGGTCGCGAAGCTGGAAGTGAAGTCAACCGGTGCCTGGGACAAGTGGGAGGAAGTCACTGCGCCCTTGGAGGTTAAAGGGCCTGTGGATCTCGTCGCGGTCTTCGTGAATCCCGGGAAAGGCGGCATCATGAATCTCGACTGGGTACGCTTTAACGAGAAGTAA
- a CDS encoding tetratricopeptide repeat protein produces MRSLALLPLSFTAVALAEPKLDFAYGILAEQRGDQAAAAAAIEKARVADPSAFPLVARVAGYKQRQGDIEGASTLYREFAKGHPERLDAQLDYADFLRSSTPDDDFATKMARDTLEAARKQFPDNLAIERRLFRIYEGLEQRDRSRAIFEALARPHATPSDTLAALEMARTLFSKDDESARAQLDEMLKAACQQSPKNAVLARAASEHFRTTGRVAEAAEILAGHVAAAPSSLELRTRLGILQLAAEKPAEGEKTLLAVLEIDPRQALAHQTLAKLYRKQGRIPEALPHASEALKIRGGDPSEFLQLADEFLAADQPREARLLLEKAVFFNQSDASLAVKLAVASRRDPETRERASLLFRQAENLSGQDGPAGDPVFLQEFSEILLQDGQTKAAEERLRAAIRAFPAEQRKETAAAMRRLAGIWQKENRNAEAANSLLQRADSLDPR; encoded by the coding sequence ATGAGATCCCTCGCGCTCTTGCCCCTGTCCTTCACGGCGGTCGCCCTCGCGGAGCCGAAGCTCGACTTCGCCTACGGCATCCTGGCGGAGCAGCGGGGTGACCAAGCGGCTGCCGCGGCAGCGATCGAAAAAGCCCGCGTGGCGGATCCCTCGGCCTTCCCGCTGGTCGCCCGTGTCGCCGGATACAAGCAGCGGCAGGGAGACATCGAGGGCGCATCCACCTTGTACCGGGAATTTGCGAAGGGGCACCCGGAGCGGCTGGATGCGCAGCTGGACTATGCCGACTTTCTGCGGAGTTCTACCCCGGACGATGACTTCGCGACCAAGATGGCGAGGGACACCCTGGAAGCGGCGCGGAAGCAGTTTCCCGATAATCTCGCCATCGAGCGCCGGCTGTTCCGGATCTACGAAGGGCTAGAACAGCGGGATCGCTCCAGAGCGATCTTCGAGGCCCTTGCGAGACCCCATGCCACCCCGAGCGACACCCTTGCCGCGCTGGAGATGGCCCGGACGCTTTTCTCGAAGGATGATGAGAGTGCGCGCGCCCAGCTCGATGAGATGCTGAAAGCTGCCTGCCAGCAGAGTCCGAAGAATGCGGTTCTGGCCCGCGCGGCGAGCGAGCATTTCCGGACCACCGGGCGTGTGGCGGAAGCCGCGGAGATCCTCGCCGGACATGTGGCGGCGGCTCCTTCCTCGCTTGAGCTGCGGACCCGGCTCGGCATCCTCCAGCTCGCCGCGGAGAAACCGGCGGAGGGCGAAAAGACCCTGCTCGCCGTGCTTGAAATCGATCCTCGTCAAGCACTTGCCCATCAGACGCTTGCCAAGCTCTACCGGAAGCAAGGGCGCATCCCGGAAGCACTCCCGCACGCGTCCGAAGCGCTCAAGATCCGGGGTGGCGATCCCTCCGAGTTCCTGCAGTTGGCCGACGAATTCCTGGCAGCGGACCAGCCGCGGGAAGCCCGCCTGCTGCTGGAGAAGGCAGTTTTCTTCAACCAATCCGACGCCTCTTTGGCCGTGAAGCTTGCGGTCGCGTCGCGTCGCGATCCCGAAACGCGGGAACGGGCGTCGCTCCTTTTCCGGCAGGCGGAGAATCTCTCCGGGCAAGATGGCCCGGCGGGCGATCCCGTCTTCCTCCAAGAGTTTTCCGAGATCCTCCTGCAGGACGGCCAGACGAAGGCTGCGGAAGAGCGCCTGCGTGCCGCGATCCGTGCTTTCCCGGCCGAGCAGCGGAAGGAAACCGCGGCTGCCATGCGGCGCCTCGCAGGCATCTGGCAGAAGGAAAATCGGAACGCGGAAGCGGCTAACTCATTGCTGCAGCGGGCGGATTCTCTTGATCCTCGTTAG
- a CDS encoding L,D-transpeptidase → MNSSSSLLSILASVLALVLASCANKPATGADGKPIDSAGKPVNPFPPGTYDHFKAEPDYPKTMKVWKNEELLSTTNDSNSRIVISLPIQRGFLMRGEEVVIDYPVSSGVPSRPTPPGNYKILEKIVDKSSNSYGRVFDAEGNQVDGETPKDVPEGGKFVGASMNYWMRLTWDGVGHHIGPIPRSRRAASHACIRGPSAVMPTVYGKVKVGTPVSVEE, encoded by the coding sequence ATGAATTCGTCGTCGTCCCTTTTGAGCATCCTCGCCAGCGTGCTCGCACTCGTTCTCGCAAGTTGTGCTAACAAGCCTGCCACCGGTGCCGACGGGAAGCCGATCGACTCGGCAGGCAAGCCGGTGAATCCTTTTCCACCTGGCACTTACGATCATTTCAAGGCGGAGCCGGACTACCCCAAGACCATGAAGGTCTGGAAGAACGAGGAGCTGCTCTCTACCACGAACGACTCCAACTCGCGGATCGTCATTTCCCTGCCGATCCAGCGTGGTTTCCTCATGCGCGGCGAAGAGGTGGTGATCGACTACCCGGTTTCCAGTGGCGTGCCTTCCCGTCCGACACCTCCGGGCAACTACAAGATCCTCGAGAAGATCGTCGACAAGTCCTCCAACAGCTACGGCCGTGTCTTTGACGCCGAGGGCAATCAGGTCGATGGGGAAACGCCCAAGGACGTGCCGGAAGGCGGCAAGTTCGTGGGTGCTTCGATGAACTACTGGATGCGTCTTACCTGGGACGGTGTCGGCCACCACATTGGCCCCATCCCACGTTCTCGCCGCGCGGCCTCGCACGCCTGCATCCGCGGCCCGAGCGCCGTGATGCCCACCGTTTACGGCAAGGTGAAGGTTGGCACTCCGGTTTCCGTGGAAGAGTAA
- a CDS encoding cytochrome b562, with protein sequence MKKLIFPAFLLAATLVMPLPVRADDDTPLAKEMEKLDEAYKSFRRETDAAKGAAAAREAQSTVLKAIPLTPAMLEKMPAGEAKDKALAAYRLQMGKLFVSLCEVESAFVAKDLDAVAKLVDTLKGEKKDGHDKFIEEEE encoded by the coding sequence ATGAAGAAACTGATTTTCCCTGCATTCCTCCTCGCGGCCACGCTGGTGATGCCGCTGCCGGTCCGTGCCGATGACGACACGCCGCTCGCCAAGGAGATGGAGAAGCTGGATGAGGCTTACAAGTCCTTCCGCCGCGAGACCGACGCAGCCAAGGGTGCCGCCGCTGCCCGCGAAGCCCAGTCGACCGTGCTCAAGGCGATTCCGCTGACCCCGGCGATGCTCGAGAAGATGCCGGCCGGAGAAGCGAAGGACAAGGCCCTCGCCGCCTACCGCCTGCAGATGGGCAAGCTCTTCGTCTCCCTCTGTGAAGTGGAGTCCGCCTTCGTCGCCAAGGATCTCGACGCCGTGGCCAAGCTCGTCGACACGCTGAAGGGCGAGAAGAAGGACGGCCACGACAAGTTCATCGAGGAAGAGGAATAA